Proteins encoded in a region of the Acidobacteriota bacterium genome:
- a CDS encoding OsmC family protein, which yields MIELVWDQQRAGTATAASGRSITVGEDAEFQPAELLATSVASCLMCACVKLAAEAGVDLLSFTATAQLITDVTLPAPLIDVRARMVTSDGVPEARVLVLWNQALRQSAVAHLLGERLRAEIEVTRLSAAAPPGKKKR from the coding sequence ATGATCGAACTGGTCTGGGATCAGCAGCGAGCCGGCACGGCGACGGCGGCATCCGGACGATCCATCACCGTTGGCGAAGACGCCGAGTTCCAGCCGGCCGAACTTCTGGCGACCTCGGTGGCCTCCTGCCTGATGTGCGCCTGCGTCAAGCTTGCCGCGGAGGCAGGGGTGGACCTGCTGAGCTTCACTGCGACCGCCCAGCTCATCACCGATGTCACGTTGCCGGCTCCACTGATTGACGTCCGTGCACGCATGGTCACCTCGGACGGGGTGCCGGAGGCCCGGGTGCTCGTCCTGTGGAACCAGGCGCTGCGTCAGTCGGCGGTCGCCCACCTCCTGGGCGAGCGCCTGCGTGCTGAGATCGAAGTGACCCGGCTATCCGCAGCCGCACCCCCGGGGAAGAAGAAGAGGTGA
- a CDS encoding NTP transferase domain-containing protein — translation MTQGLWSIVLAAGAGRRLAMLTGGVPKQFWGPEGEPSLLDATLSRMAPLSAPDRTVVVVDRSHGPHVHSLSPDRVGAVLFQPADRGTAAGVLLALTPVLDADPEAVVVLTPSDHGLRDARRFQSGVLGAAKRVRRDDRVVLFGAAPTGANDDYGWIVPGPTDQMSGLRPVREFVEKPAIPEAARLLAQGALWNTMVVVARASALRALFAKHLGELDRVFDAARKLPPETREGYLSDAYSRMESRDFSRDLLTPARDLLVHTWPRALGWSDLGTPERLAAWFRRPEPARAGHALDAA, via the coding sequence GTGACACAAGGCCTTTGGTCTATCGTCCTGGCGGCTGGTGCCGGCCGCCGGTTGGCCATGCTGACTGGTGGCGTACCCAAGCAGTTTTGGGGTCCGGAGGGAGAGCCGTCGCTGCTCGATGCCACCTTGTCGCGGATGGCGCCCCTGTCTGCCCCTGACCGCACGGTCGTGGTCGTTGACCGATCACATGGTCCGCATGTCCACTCGCTTTCGCCCGATCGGGTCGGAGCGGTGCTTTTTCAGCCTGCAGATCGGGGAACGGCGGCTGGGGTGCTGCTTGCGCTAACCCCGGTGCTGGATGCCGATCCCGAGGCCGTGGTGGTGCTGACACCCTCGGATCACGGTCTGCGTGATGCGAGACGCTTCCAAAGCGGGGTACTCGGTGCAGCGAAACGGGTTCGCCGGGACGATCGGGTTGTGCTGTTCGGCGCGGCGCCCACGGGCGCGAACGACGACTATGGCTGGATCGTCCCGGGGCCGACCGATCAGATGAGCGGATTGCGGCCCGTGAGGGAGTTCGTGGAAAAGCCGGCCATACCAGAAGCCGCGCGCCTTCTGGCTCAGGGCGCACTGTGGAACACGATGGTCGTAGTGGCGCGGGCCTCTGCCTTGCGCGCCTTGTTCGCAAAGCACCTGGGCGAGCTTGACCGTGTGTTTGATGCGGCGCGCAAGTTGCCGCCCGAAACACGGGAAGGATATCTGTCTGACGCCTATTCCAGGATGGAATCGCGGGATTTTTCCCGCGACCTCCTGACGCCGGCGCGTGACCTGCTGGTGCATACATGGCCGAGGGCACTCGGCTGGTCCGACCTGGGAACTCCAGAGCGTCTGGCAGCCTGGTTTCGGAGGCCCGAGCCGGCCCGTGCCGGCCACGCGCTCGACGCGGCTTGA
- a CDS encoding acyl-CoA thioesterase: protein MSEVSPWLMAIRLQVRFRDCDPLGHVNNAVYLTYLENARFAIWKAQGATGMILARAEVDFRSQSRYGDELEVRLRLEGFGRSSFRYEYEIVDVPSQRVVVTAKTVQVHFDYAAQVPVPLSEELRAKLSTPVAP from the coding sequence GTGTCTGAGGTATCGCCGTGGCTGATGGCCATTCGCCTCCAGGTGCGCTTTCGCGATTGTGATCCCCTGGGTCATGTGAACAACGCGGTGTACCTGACGTACCTCGAAAACGCGCGATTCGCTATCTGGAAGGCGCAGGGTGCGACAGGCATGATTCTCGCCAGGGCGGAGGTAGACTTCCGGTCGCAGTCGCGCTACGGCGATGAACTTGAAGTGCGGCTGCGTCTTGAAGGGTTTGGCCGGTCAAGTTTTCGCTATGAGTACGAAATCGTTGACGTCCCTTCGCAGCGCGTGGTCGTGACGGCCAAGACCGTGCAGGTGCACTTCGACTACGCGGCGCAGGTTCCGGTTCCTCTGTCTGAAGAGCTGCGCGCCAAACTCAGCACGCCCGTTGCGCCATGA
- a CDS encoding outer membrane lipoprotein-sorting protein, translating into MARQVQDRDTGNDGRSTMRMRLFDRQGRVRERVLSTLSLKGGPGRPVPGDRSLTRFTYPNDINGTGFLVWENPAGEDERFLYLPSLGRVRRIAGNETQDSFVGSDFTYEDIGGREFNDYTYALLDENGTWTSPDGTSHPAFRLESRAKAAGARFPRVVSLVRKDNFVVVHGEIHNRRDELQKTFSVKKLDRVSGIWTVMEMAMSDTTARTRTELVVEKIEYNVGLKEADFSRRELERGAGR; encoded by the coding sequence GTGGCGCGCCAGGTGCAGGACCGCGACACCGGCAACGATGGCCGTTCCACCATGCGCATGCGCCTGTTCGACCGGCAGGGCCGCGTCCGCGAGCGCGTCCTCTCCACTTTGAGCCTCAAGGGCGGGCCCGGCAGACCGGTCCCCGGTGACCGTTCCCTGACGCGCTTCACGTATCCCAACGACATCAACGGCACCGGCTTCCTCGTCTGGGAAAACCCGGCCGGTGAAGACGAGCGCTTTCTCTACCTGCCATCCCTGGGCCGTGTGCGCCGCATCGCCGGCAACGAAACGCAAGACAGTTTCGTCGGCAGCGACTTCACGTACGAAGACATCGGCGGGCGCGAGTTCAACGACTACACCTACGCGCTGCTCGATGAGAACGGCACGTGGACCTCGCCCGACGGCACGTCGCATCCGGCGTTCCGCCTTGAATCGCGCGCCAAGGCCGCCGGCGCCCGGTTCCCCCGCGTGGTGTCGCTCGTCAGGAAAGACAACTTCGTGGTGGTTCATGGTGAAATCCACAACAGGCGCGACGAGCTGCAGAAGACCTTTTCGGTGAAGAAGCTCGACCGCGTCAGTGGCATCTGGACGGTCATGGAGATGGCCATGTCTGACACCACGGCGCGCACCCGGACGGAGCTGGTGGTGGAGAAGATCGAATACAACGTCGGACTCAAGGAGGCTGACTTCAGCCGGCGTGAACTCGAGCGGGGCGCGGGCCGTTGA
- a CDS encoding carbonic anhydrase — translation MISASEALALLRDGNRRFVAEVRSSDNPSSRTRRLELAAGQEPFAIILGCSDSRVPAELVFDQGLGDLFVIRVAGNIVAPSQVGSVEFAAERFGTRLVVVLGHSSCGAIVATVEELGRPTQDQSKNLRSIVDRIRPSVEPLLATELKHQPDELVHQAVRANIRASVSHLRHGSEVLEQLIARHGLMVVGAEYSLETGAVDFFDAPPED, via the coding sequence ATGATTTCAGCTTCCGAGGCCCTGGCCCTTCTTCGCGATGGCAATCGCCGGTTTGTGGCCGAAGTCCGCAGCTCCGACAACCCCAGCAGCCGCACCCGTCGCCTGGAACTTGCAGCCGGCCAGGAACCGTTTGCGATCATTCTCGGCTGCTCCGACTCGCGAGTGCCGGCCGAGCTGGTCTTTGATCAGGGGCTGGGTGACCTGTTTGTTATTCGTGTGGCCGGCAACATCGTGGCGCCGTCGCAGGTGGGCAGCGTGGAGTTTGCCGCCGAACGTTTCGGCACGCGCCTGGTGGTGGTACTCGGACACTCCAGTTGCGGCGCCATCGTGGCCACGGTGGAGGAGTTGGGCCGGCCGACGCAGGATCAGTCCAAGAACCTGCGGTCGATCGTGGACCGCATCAGGCCCTCGGTGGAGCCCCTGCTGGCCACCGAACTCAAACATCAGCCCGACGAGCTGGTGCATCAGGCCGTCCGTGCGAACATTCGCGCGTCTGTCAGCCATCTCAGGCACGGCTCAGAGGTGCTCGAACAGCTGATCGCGCGCCACGGACTCATGGTCGTTGGCGCCGAATACTCGCTTGAAACGGGCGCGGTCGATTTCTTCGACGCACCCCCAGAGGATTAG
- a CDS encoding creatininase family protein: MNPTVLVAALTVMLFAQAPQQAPRPIDAGQSLWAEELTWMEIRDLVKAGTTTIIIGTGGVEQNGPYVAGGKHNFVLQTVLPAIARAIPRSLIAPIVKFVPEGRIEPTPGGHMAYPGTISLEPATYEALLTDICRSYKAHGFIDIVLLGDSGGNQTGMRNVAEALNAKWANETARVHHLPEYYNEDRWSYDFLKTLGITQIDKTPGRTADARVDTRNGMHDDIYYEAQIAVVDPKHIRAEERRKAGLLNLHGVDMTDVAKVVEIGKKLAEYRAGITARALEASKLKLRPVK; this comes from the coding sequence ATGAACCCGACCGTCCTCGTCGCTGCCCTCACGGTGATGTTGTTTGCGCAGGCCCCGCAACAGGCTCCCAGGCCCATCGACGCCGGCCAGAGTTTGTGGGCCGAGGAACTGACCTGGATGGAGATTCGGGATCTCGTCAAGGCCGGCACCACCACCATCATTATCGGCACCGGCGGCGTGGAGCAGAACGGGCCCTACGTGGCGGGTGGAAAACACAACTTCGTGCTGCAGACCGTGCTGCCGGCCATCGCGCGGGCGATCCCACGCTCGCTGATTGCGCCCATCGTGAAGTTTGTGCCCGAAGGACGAATTGAGCCGACACCGGGCGGCCACATGGCGTATCCCGGGACGATCAGCCTCGAGCCGGCAACGTATGAGGCACTGCTGACGGACATCTGCCGCAGCTACAAGGCCCACGGGTTCATCGATATCGTGTTGCTCGGCGACAGTGGCGGCAATCAGACCGGCATGCGGAACGTGGCAGAGGCCCTCAATGCCAAGTGGGCCAACGAGACGGCGCGTGTTCATCATCTGCCCGAGTACTACAACGAAGATCGCTGGAGCTACGATTTCCTGAAGACGCTCGGCATCACGCAAATCGACAAGACGCCCGGGCGCACTGCCGACGCTCGCGTGGACACGCGCAACGGCATGCACGACGACATCTATTACGAAGCGCAGATCGCGGTCGTGGACCCGAAGCACATTCGCGCCGAGGAACGCCGAAAGGCGGGATTGCTGAATCTGCACGGTGTGGACATGACAGACGTGGCGAAGGTGGTCGAGATTGGGAAGAAGCTGGCGGAGTATCGGGCCGGGATCACGGCCCGTGCGCTGGAAGCGTCGAAGCTGAAGCTGCGTCCGGTCAAATAG
- a CDS encoding rhodanese-like domain-containing protein → MLVTPEVLHNELQGAQPPLLLDLRPAEEFAAGHLAGGIHLDLWGLSLIDTSEAPLRAFMWMIGHLFSLRGVTPGRPVVV, encoded by the coding sequence ATGCTCGTCACGCCTGAGGTCCTGCACAATGAGCTGCAGGGCGCACAGCCTCCGCTGCTTCTGGACCTGAGGCCCGCAGAGGAATTCGCCGCCGGCCATCTGGCCGGCGGCATTCATTTGGACCTCTGGGGCCTGAGCCTCATCGACACCAGTGAAGCGCCATTGCGCGCCTTCATGTGGATGATCGGACACCTCTTCTCGCTGCGAGGTGTGACGCCCGGTCGGCCGGTGGTGGTGTAA
- a CDS encoding MMPL family transporter produces the protein MSLRVAQFIYRWRLYLSGAIVIGALILAPRAQIQVIDNDLTAWFSPDDPVYQDYVRFRDEFGGTRTVIVAIEAPSRERLFSEQGFAFLDKVSGDIERVQAVLRVSSLATATVVDVLPSSGVNDDGGLQVRRLIEDLETKSPGAVGQRAMDDELFRGDLISEDGTVTALILFFDEARIDDVRAEVLTEIRRLVDAQLPTGFKAHYNGSLEITEWYNRVTLANQTTFTPPILALTLLALFVMFRSVKKTLLTFGAILVSLLWTLGLYDLFGFSYNVLSSMIIPLVVVLAVADDVHILQHYGLERRTRSREQAFVGTVRHLMAPLFGASATTALGMLSLATSQVVAVREFGMGAAIGVMVDFAISIILVPTMLGWVKEERVAAPQESWFLGPLRSVAMFSTRHARAVMAVVIGLVVLAGVGMSRLRVDTNHINFFSERHELYTSAQVMDKKLAGIYTFQVFLEGAPESMQQPDILKRMDRLSTELKALPFVRKVTSVADYVKRVHRELNDGRQEAFVIPETSSEVAQELLVFGLGDEGRAELERMAASDFSRAQVTVKLASMSSDLVFVQVTEADRLAQQIFAGSGVKATVTGSGRLFSMLDHYLVRSQITSFATAFVTVFGVIFLVFRSWRFGLLSIAPNLVPVLAVFGVMGWLGISLNVATVMVASVALGVVDDDTIHFISRYRRETAAGATTDEAIETATTQEGRAALTTAVINCCAFAVLTLSEYRPSAWFGGLLALTMVMAFLAEVFILPAMIKLFPALFGAERVHAQGVGRA, from the coding sequence TTGAGTCTTCGGGTCGCCCAGTTCATCTACCGCTGGCGGCTCTACCTCTCAGGCGCCATCGTCATCGGCGCGCTCATCCTTGCGCCGCGGGCGCAGATCCAGGTCATCGACAACGACCTGACGGCGTGGTTCTCGCCAGACGACCCGGTGTACCAGGACTACGTCCGCTTCAGGGACGAGTTTGGCGGCACCCGCACGGTTATCGTTGCCATTGAGGCCCCGAGCCGCGAGCGCCTGTTCAGCGAGCAAGGCTTCGCGTTTCTCGACAAGGTCAGCGGCGATATCGAACGGGTGCAGGCCGTGCTGCGCGTCAGCAGCCTCGCCACCGCGACGGTTGTAGACGTACTGCCGTCGTCCGGCGTCAACGACGACGGTGGTCTGCAGGTGCGGCGGCTGATTGAAGACCTGGAAACAAAGAGCCCCGGCGCGGTCGGACAGCGCGCCATGGACGACGAGCTTTTCCGTGGGGACCTGATCTCCGAGGACGGCACGGTCACGGCACTGATTCTGTTCTTCGATGAGGCCCGGATAGACGACGTGCGTGCCGAGGTGCTCACCGAGATCCGCCGGCTGGTTGATGCGCAGTTACCCACCGGATTCAAGGCGCACTACAACGGCAGCCTCGAGATCACGGAGTGGTACAACCGGGTCACGCTCGCAAATCAAACCACGTTCACGCCACCCATTCTGGCCCTGACCTTGCTGGCCTTGTTCGTGATGTTCCGGTCGGTCAAGAAGACACTGCTGACGTTCGGCGCAATTCTCGTCAGCCTGTTGTGGACCCTCGGGCTCTACGACCTCTTCGGCTTCAGCTACAACGTGTTGAGCAGCATGATCATCCCGCTGGTGGTTGTGCTGGCCGTGGCCGACGACGTGCACATCCTGCAGCACTATGGACTGGAGCGGCGCACTCGGAGCCGCGAGCAGGCGTTCGTCGGTACCGTGAGGCACCTCATGGCCCCGTTGTTCGGTGCGAGTGCCACAACCGCATTGGGCATGTTGTCGCTGGCCACAAGCCAGGTGGTGGCCGTGCGCGAGTTCGGCATGGGAGCCGCCATCGGCGTGATGGTGGACTTCGCCATTTCGATCATCCTGGTGCCGACCATGCTCGGGTGGGTGAAAGAAGAGCGCGTGGCAGCGCCTCAGGAGTCGTGGTTCCTCGGACCACTCCGTTCGGTGGCAATGTTCTCCACGCGTCACGCGCGAGCGGTCATGGCGGTGGTGATCGGGCTGGTGGTGCTGGCCGGGGTGGGCATGTCTCGCCTGCGGGTGGACACCAATCACATCAACTTCTTCAGTGAGCGTCACGAGCTGTATACGTCGGCCCAGGTAATGGATAAGAAGCTCGCCGGAATTTACACCTTTCAGGTCTTTCTGGAAGGGGCGCCCGAATCCATGCAGCAGCCAGACATCCTCAAGCGCATGGACCGTTTGAGCACGGAGCTCAAGGCGCTGCCGTTTGTCAGAAAAGTCACGTCGGTGGCCGACTACGTCAAGCGCGTGCACCGCGAACTGAACGATGGCCGGCAAGAAGCCTTCGTGATTCCCGAGACGTCGTCTGAGGTTGCTCAGGAGTTGCTGGTCTTCGGACTGGGTGATGAGGGGCGGGCGGAACTGGAACGCATGGCGGCGAGCGACTTCTCGCGCGCCCAGGTGACGGTCAAGCTCGCCTCGATGAGTTCCGATCTCGTGTTTGTACAGGTGACTGAAGCAGACCGTCTGGCCCAACAGATCTTCGCCGGGTCTGGAGTGAAGGCCACGGTCACTGGATCGGGCCGGTTGTTCAGCATGCTGGATCACTACCTGGTGCGGTCGCAGATTACGAGCTTTGCGACGGCGTTTGTCACCGTGTTCGGCGTGATTTTCCTCGTGTTCAGGTCGTGGAGATTCGGGCTCCTTTCGATCGCACCAAATCTGGTGCCGGTGCTGGCCGTCTTCGGGGTCATGGGCTGGCTCGGCATTTCGCTCAACGTGGCCACCGTGATGGTGGCCAGCGTCGCGCTCGGCGTCGTTGATGACGACACCATCCATTTCATCAGCCGCTATAGGCGTGAGACGGCCGCAGGAGCCACCACCGACGAGGCGATTGAGACCGCCACCACGCAGGAGGGCCGTGCGGCGCTCACGACTGCTGTGATCAATTGCTGCGCGTTCGCCGTCCTGACGCTCTCAGAGTACCGGCCCAGCGCGTGGTTCGGTGGCCTGCTGGCTTTGACGATGGTTATGGCGTTCCTGGCCGAGGTGTTCATTCTTCCCGCGATGATCAAACTGTTCCCCGCGCTGTTTGGCGCCGAGCGTGTGCATGCCCAGGGAGTTGGCCGGGCGTGA
- a CDS encoding phosphoribosyltransferase, translated as MRTNSPAPFGVETTVNPERFRNRQDAGKQLAARLAVYAGNPDVTVIGLPRGGVPVAAEIAASLAAPLDIFVVRKLGVPGQSELAMGAIAEGGVEIRNQDVITALGISERDVEEVAACERLELDRRVRLLRGSRIATPLKGRIVILVDDGLATGATMEAAVAAIRSLEPRRLVVAVPVGAADTSRRIAALVDELICVACPEWFGAVGQWYDDFTETTDADVKALLDRR; from the coding sequence ATGCGAACAAATTCGCCCGCGCCGTTTGGCGTCGAGACGACGGTGAATCCTGAGCGATTCCGCAACCGTCAGGACGCCGGGAAACAACTGGCTGCCCGGCTGGCAGTGTATGCCGGTAACCCGGATGTGACGGTCATTGGGCTCCCTCGCGGCGGAGTGCCCGTGGCCGCGGAAATCGCGGCGAGCCTGGCCGCACCGCTCGATATCTTCGTGGTCCGCAAACTCGGTGTGCCAGGGCAGTCCGAGTTGGCCATGGGTGCGATCGCCGAGGGTGGCGTCGAGATCCGGAACCAGGACGTCATCACAGCCCTCGGGATCTCGGAACGGGATGTGGAAGAGGTGGCAGCCTGCGAGCGCCTGGAACTGGACCGGCGCGTCCGTCTCCTACGCGGCAGCCGCATCGCCACGCCCCTGAAAGGCCGCATCGTCATTCTGGTGGACGACGGACTGGCGACCGGAGCCACGATGGAGGCGGCGGTCGCCGCGATCCGAAGTCTCGAACCGCGCCGCCTCGTGGTGGCCGTGCCTGTGGGTGCCGCCGATACGTCCAGGCGCATTGCTGCTCTGGTGGATGAGTTGATTTGCGTAGCATGTCCCGAGTGGTTTGGCGCCGTCGGCCAGTGGTACGACGACTTCACGGAGACCACCGACGCCGACGTCAAGGCACTACTCGACCGCAGGTAG
- a CDS encoding sugar phosphate isomerase/epimerase — protein sequence MTPRIGLSTGACTDRPILDILPALAASRAAALEVSTPPRHFDVWQLGEIEALSGELRKRALSVVSIHAPFGGLLDLAEPNPHHRVAAIGAILAAARAVKQLGGSMVVVHPSDLERARHDVGARLADCTRSLAILAENCRALDVTVAVESPLPHLIGGHPDEFDAILDSLDPSVRVCLDTGHTALGGHWRRFVDVAGARLAHVHAHDNRGHWDDHLPPGDGTIDWGEVRGTLEAAGFNGWIMLELACPGSDPDTYFLRAVERTAELLGPWRD from the coding sequence ATGACCCCTCGCATAGGACTTTCCACTGGGGCCTGCACTGATCGCCCCATCCTCGACATTCTTCCCGCGCTCGCGGCCAGTCGCGCAGCAGCGCTCGAGGTCAGTACCCCGCCGCGGCATTTTGATGTGTGGCAGCTTGGCGAGATTGAGGCGCTCTCGGGGGAACTGCGGAAGAGAGCGCTGAGCGTGGTGTCAATTCATGCGCCATTTGGGGGCCTGCTGGATCTGGCTGAACCCAACCCACATCACCGCGTGGCGGCGATCGGCGCGATTCTCGCGGCCGCCCGGGCGGTCAAGCAACTCGGAGGATCCATGGTCGTGGTGCATCCCAGCGACCTCGAGCGAGCGCGCCACGACGTCGGGGCGCGTCTGGCTGACTGCACCAGGAGCCTCGCAATCCTCGCGGAGAACTGCCGGGCACTGGATGTGACCGTTGCGGTCGAGTCGCCACTGCCGCACCTGATTGGGGGCCATCCCGATGAGTTCGACGCCATTCTGGACTCACTTGACCCGTCGGTGAGGGTGTGTCTGGACACAGGGCACACAGCCCTGGGCGGACACTGGCGGCGATTTGTCGACGTCGCAGGTGCCCGACTTGCACACGTACACGCGCACGACAACAGGGGGCATTGGGACGATCACCTGCCGCCCGGCGACGGGACAATCGACTGGGGCGAAGTTCGGGGAACGCTCGAGGCCGCCGGCTTCAACGGATGGATCATGCTGGAACTGGCGTGTCCTGGTTCCGACCCCGACACCTACTTCCTTCGCGCCGTGGAAAGGACCGCCGAATTGCTGGGTCCCTGGCGTGATTAG
- a CDS encoding sulfurtransferase, whose protein sequence is MRAARAFWFLEYLGHPNVRVLDGGVAAWTRANLPLTTDALAPVPSTWHGEADPSRLATWSDVKERLGKMETAIVDTRSEAEYYGEAVRAKRGGAVPGAVNLEWTNNLAPDGTYKSSDELKAMYAALGVTPDREVVTYCQGGYRAAHTYLALRLAGFPRVRNYTGSWKEWGDREDLPLERPKR, encoded by the coding sequence ATGCGCGCGGCCCGCGCGTTCTGGTTCCTCGAATACCTCGGCCACCCGAATGTGCGCGTCCTCGACGGCGGCGTGGCTGCCTGGACCCGCGCGAATCTTCCACTGACAACAGATGCTCTTGCGCCTGTGCCAAGCACCTGGCACGGCGAGGCCGACCCCAGTCGATTGGCGACATGGTCGGACGTGAAAGAGCGGCTCGGCAAGATGGAAACCGCGATCGTCGATACCCGTAGCGAAGCGGAGTACTACGGCGAGGCCGTCCGCGCCAAACGCGGCGGTGCCGTTCCTGGCGCGGTGAACCTCGAGTGGACCAACAACCTCGCGCCTGACGGCACCTACAAGTCCAGCGACGAGCTGAAGGCGATGTACGCAGCTCTTGGTGTCACGCCGGACCGCGAAGTCGTCACGTACTGCCAGGGCGGCTACCGCGCCGCTCACACCTACCTCGCACTTCGTCTGGCCGGCTTCCCACGCGTCCGCAACTACACCGGGTCGTGGAAGGAATGGGGCGACCGAGAGGACCTACCGCTGGAAAGACCCAAGCGGTAG
- a CDS encoding MBL fold metallo-hydrolase, with translation MIQIPANNPGTLTGPGNNTYLLDGAEATLIDAGVGHASHIDAIAAHLGGRALVRVLVTHGHPDHASGVPALRTRWPGIEACKWLADPEPGWRPLRDNERVRAGDTWLSVVHTPGHAPDHVCFWQSDTREVYCGDMMTATTTIMVPPAAGGGSLRAYLHSLRRLAELQPATAWPGHGPVITRPVERINEYLAHRAERERQVVACLDAGVTDIDAIVTSVYTETPRALWPAARLTVEALLEKLREDGRPTHA, from the coding sequence TTGATCCAGATCCCCGCGAACAACCCAGGCACCCTGACCGGCCCCGGGAACAATACGTATCTGCTTGATGGCGCGGAGGCGACGCTGATTGATGCAGGCGTCGGCCATGCGTCGCACATCGACGCCATCGCTGCGCACCTCGGTGGGCGCGCGTTGGTACGCGTGCTGGTGACGCACGGGCATCCGGACCACGCGTCGGGCGTTCCCGCGCTGCGCACGCGCTGGCCGGGTATCGAGGCCTGCAAGTGGCTCGCAGACCCTGAGCCCGGGTGGCGGCCGTTGCGTGACAACGAACGAGTTCGTGCCGGCGATACGTGGCTATCGGTGGTGCACACGCCGGGGCACGCGCCCGACCACGTGTGTTTCTGGCAGTCGGACACGCGCGAGGTGTACTGCGGAGACATGATGACCGCCACCACCACCATCATGGTGCCGCCGGCCGCGGGCGGCGGCAGCCTGCGCGCGTACCTCCACTCGCTGCGGCGGCTCGCTGAACTGCAGCCCGCGACGGCGTGGCCGGGACACGGCCCAGTTATCACCCGGCCCGTTGAGCGCATCAACGAGTATCTGGCTCACCGCGCTGAACGCGAGCGCCAGGTTGTGGCGTGCCTCGATGCGGGCGTCACCGACATCGACGCGATCGTGACGTCCGTCTATACTGAAACGCCGCGGGCGTTGTGGCCTGCTGCCCGGCTCACCGTCGAGGCACTTCTGGAAAAACTGCGCGAGGATGGCCGACCCACTCATGCCTGA